The following are encoded in a window of Iodobacter fluviatilis genomic DNA:
- the ftsX gene encoding permease-like cell division protein FtsX yields MKHWFRLHLQSLARTLGALFSHPFSSALNLLVIGITAALPLALWLIISSLSSVASQIHVEPQISVFMRDTATAEELATLKTQLKKDPRIANSRFISKDDALKEMQISSGATNLLAGLSENPLPDAFVLSSKDGQASTLEALQKDLISRPGVEEVQHDSAWAHRLERLLALGQTLFEVIAVLLATALTLITGNAIRMQILTRKEEIEVARLIGATDAFIRRPFVYFAMVQGLLGGLLACGIVGGMLSHLNPAVSDLATAYGQKFSLQSPDLSTIAIVCGLCTLLTFIGAWLAVWRHLRQFT; encoded by the coding sequence ATGAAACACTGGTTCAGACTCCATCTGCAATCCCTGGCGCGCACCCTAGGTGCTTTGTTTAGCCACCCCTTCTCCAGCGCGCTGAATTTACTGGTGATTGGCATCACGGCCGCTCTGCCTTTAGCCCTGTGGCTAATCATCAGCAGCTTAAGCAGTGTAGCCAGCCAGATTCATGTAGAACCGCAAATCTCTGTTTTTATGCGCGATACCGCAACGGCAGAAGAGCTCGCCACGCTTAAAACGCAATTAAAGAAAGACCCGCGCATCGCCAACAGCCGTTTTATCAGCAAAGACGATGCCCTTAAAGAAATGCAAATTTCCTCTGGCGCTACCAATCTTTTAGCCGGGCTGAGCGAAAATCCGCTGCCCGATGCCTTTGTATTAAGCAGTAAAGACGGCCAAGCCAGTACTTTAGAAGCATTACAAAAAGACCTGATCAGCCGCCCCGGCGTAGAAGAAGTCCAGCATGATTCGGCTTGGGCACATCGCTTAGAAAGACTCCTCGCCCTAGGCCAGACCCTATTTGAAGTGATTGCAGTATTGCTGGCCACCGCTCTCACGCTGATTACCGGCAATGCCATCCGCATGCAAATTTTAACGCGTAAAGAAGAAATCGAAGTCGCTAGGCTGATCGGTGCAACCGATGCCTTTATCCGCAGACCATTCGTCTATTTTGCAATGGTGCAGGGCCTGCTGGGCGGGCTGCTTGCATGCGGTATTGTGGGCGGCATGCTATCTCACCTCAACCCTGCGGTAAGCGATCTGGCAACAGCATATGGGCAAAAATTCAGCCTGCAATCCCCTGACCTGAGCACGATTGCCATTGTATGCGGCCTGTGTACCCTACTTACGTTCATCGGCGCATGGCTTGCCGTTTGGCGGCATTTACGGCAATTTACCTGA
- the ftsE gene encoding cell division ATP-binding protein FtsE, whose protein sequence is MIQFQQVSKRYPGGFDAVKNLSFEIPSGELVFLAGHSGAGKSTLLKLIAGIEKPSGGAVIVNGQNMAKMNRSSLPYIRRHLGLIFQDHKILFDRSVIDNVSLPLDIVGFDHKEGRRRVLAALDKVGLAGKEKLNPVSLSGGEQQRLCIARAVVHRPAILLADEPTANLDRDYAHDILELFKSFHQVGVTIVISAHDETLMADYGRRILRLKNGQFTA, encoded by the coding sequence ATGATCCAGTTCCAGCAAGTCAGCAAACGCTATCCTGGCGGCTTTGATGCCGTTAAGAATTTAAGCTTTGAGATTCCAAGTGGCGAGCTGGTATTTTTGGCTGGCCATTCTGGCGCGGGCAAATCAACACTGCTCAAGCTGATTGCGGGTATAGAAAAGCCCAGCGGCGGCGCGGTGATTGTTAACGGGCAGAATATGGCGAAAATGAATCGCAGCTCACTGCCTTATATCCGACGCCATCTGGGGCTGATTTTTCAGGATCATAAAATTTTGTTTGATCGCAGCGTGATCGATAATGTCAGCCTGCCGCTGGATATTGTTGGCTTTGATCATAAAGAAGGCCGCCGCCGTGTTTTAGCCGCACTCGATAAAGTGGGCCTAGCTGGCAAAGAAAAACTCAACCCAGTCTCGCTATCAGGTGGTGAGCAGCAGCGGCTATGTATCGCCCGCGCGGTGGTGCATCGGCCGGCGATCTTGCTGGCTGATGAGCCAACCGCCAATCTGGATCGCGATTACGCTCACGATATTCTGGAGCTGTTTAAGTCTTTTCATCAGGTTGGCGTCACGATTGTGATTTCTGCTCATGATGAAACCCTGATGGCAGATTACGGACGTCGTATTCTGCGCCTGAAAAATGGTCAATTTACTGCTTGA
- a CDS encoding GNAT family N-acetyltransferase — protein sequence MNHSLVSRPATAADAQNLAALAIQVWLHTYATSGIRQDISAYVLSAFTPDKFTTLINDPRYQLLITEINQHLVAYAQIDFASEDQPEFGSVELQTLYVQEAFTGQGLGSKLLAYCEEIIADRTYWLSSNSNNHRAIAFYARQGFVQHGVTYFEFGGNQYENKVLVKA from the coding sequence ATGAATCACTCCCTTGTTTCACGCCCTGCCACCGCTGCGGATGCGCAAAACCTAGCTGCGCTGGCGATTCAGGTTTGGCTGCACACCTATGCCACATCGGGCATTCGCCAGGATATTTCTGCTTATGTGCTCAGCGCATTTACACCAGATAAATTCACCACTTTAATTAATGATCCCCGCTACCAATTACTGATCACCGAAATAAATCAGCATCTGGTGGCTTATGCACAAATTGATTTTGCGTCAGAAGACCAGCCTGAGTTTGGTTCGGTTGAGCTACAAACCCTGTATGTTCAAGAAGCCTTTACTGGCCAAGGCCTAGGCAGCAAGCTGCTGGCTTATTGCGAAGAAATCATTGCCGATCGTACTTACTGGCTAAGCAGCAATAGTAACAATCACCGTGCAATTGCATTTTATGCACGCCAAGGTTTTGTTCAGCATGGTGTAACATACTTCGAGTTCGGTGGTAATCAGTACGAAAACAAAGTATTAGTAAAAGCATAA
- the ftsY gene encoding signal recognition particle-docking protein FtsY encodes MFSFFRKKKPVAPVTPETPLVAEPVQTDTAPIHHAAAPVVDTAEITTVAVHPEPQQTEEEAPAPAPAPAPAPAAIIEVAQPQAKLSWAERLKAGLAKTRDRLGKSLAGLFGGGQIDEDLYEELESVLLTADMGIDATQHLLSDVRNRVSLAGLKNGSELKGALQSSLTDLISPLQKPLDVSTHKPFILMVAGVNGAGKTTSIGKLAKYFQGQGLSVLLAAGDTFRAAAREQLVVWGERNGVQVIAQDGGDSAAVAFDAVNAAKARGIDVVIVDTAGRLPTQLHLMEEIKKVKRVVQKADPTGPHEIMLVLDANNGQNALSQVKSFDDALGLTGLILTKLDGTAKGGIIAAIAKQRPIPLRFVGVGESIDDLRPFIAKDYVDALFD; translated from the coding sequence ATGTTCAGTTTTTTTCGCAAAAAAAAGCCGGTTGCACCGGTCACCCCAGAAACACCTCTGGTGGCAGAGCCTGTCCAAACCGACACGGCCCCTATTCATCACGCCGCTGCGCCTGTTGTTGACACAGCTGAAATCACGACTGTAGCGGTACACCCTGAGCCGCAGCAAACCGAAGAGGAGGCTCCTGCTCCTGCTCCTGCTCCTGCTCCTGCTCCTGCTGCCATTATCGAAGTCGCTCAACCACAAGCCAAGCTTTCATGGGCAGAGCGGCTTAAAGCTGGCCTTGCTAAAACACGGGATCGCCTAGGTAAAAGCCTCGCGGGGCTGTTTGGCGGCGGGCAAATTGATGAAGATCTGTACGAAGAGCTGGAATCTGTCCTGCTCACCGCCGATATGGGCATCGATGCAACACAGCATTTGCTCAGCGATGTACGGAATCGTGTAAGCCTTGCCGGGCTTAAAAATGGCTCAGAGCTGAAAGGTGCATTACAAAGCTCACTCACCGATCTCATCAGCCCCTTGCAAAAACCGCTGGATGTTAGCACGCATAAGCCCTTTATCCTGATGGTAGCGGGTGTAAATGGTGCGGGTAAAACCACCAGCATCGGCAAGCTGGCGAAATATTTTCAAGGCCAAGGCCTTAGCGTCTTACTGGCAGCAGGCGACACTTTCCGCGCTGCCGCGCGTGAACAGCTGGTGGTATGGGGCGAGCGTAATGGCGTGCAAGTGATTGCCCAGGATGGCGGCGATTCTGCAGCAGTGGCTTTTGATGCGGTCAACGCAGCCAAGGCGCGTGGCATTGATGTGGTGATTGTAGATACAGCGGGCCGCCTGCCTACGCAGCTGCATTTGATGGAAGAAATCAAAAAAGTAAAACGCGTGGTGCAAAAAGCCGACCCAACTGGCCCACACGAAATTATGCTGGTTCTGGATGCCAATAACGGCCAAAACGCGCTCAGCCAGGTGAAATCATTTGACGATGCACTGGGCCTGACCGGCTTGATCCTGACCAAGCTTGATGGCACGGCCAAGGGCGGCATTATCGCCGCGATTGCCAAACAACGCCCCATCCCGCTGCGTTTTGTGGGCGTAGGTGAGAGCATCGACGATTTACGCCCCTTTATCGCCAAAGATTATGTGGACGCGCTGTTTGATTAA
- the rsmD gene encoding 16S rRNA (guanine(966)-N(2))-methyltransferase RsmD: MAAQFKNQVRIIGGDYKRRLLKFPDAEGLRPTPDRVRETLFNWLGQECTNLSCLDLFSGSGALGFEAASRNAKRVVMVERAKNVAASLKDNQALLGAANIEVIWGDALRFLDSTAERFDVVFLDPPFASDFLAQVLPKLPRILNEGAVIYAETANWPDRDGWEIVKEGRAGQVKYALLRAVVQS; this comes from the coding sequence ATGGCCGCACAGTTCAAAAACCAGGTTCGTATTATTGGCGGTGACTATAAACGCCGTTTATTGAAGTTTCCTGACGCAGAAGGCCTGCGTCCAACGCCTGACCGGGTGCGTGAAACGCTGTTTAACTGGCTGGGCCAGGAGTGTACCAATCTCAGTTGCCTCGATCTTTTCTCGGGCAGTGGTGCGCTCGGTTTTGAGGCGGCATCAAGGAATGCCAAGCGTGTAGTGATGGTAGAGCGCGCTAAAAACGTGGCTGCCAGCTTAAAAGACAATCAGGCTTTGCTGGGTGCGGCCAATATTGAAGTGATTTGGGGCGATGCTCTGCGCTTTTTAGACAGTACTGCCGAGCGTTTTGATGTGGTGTTTTTAGACCCGCCTTTTGCTTCGGATTTTTTAGCGCAAGTATTACCAAAACTACCACGCATCTTAAATGAAGGTGCTGTGATCTATGCCGAAACAGCCAACTGGCCGGATCGGGATGGTTGGGAAATTGTTAAAGAAGGCCGTGCCGGGCAAGTGAAGTACGCCTTGCTGCGTGCGGTGGTGCAGAGTTAA
- a CDS encoding putative bifunctional diguanylate cyclase/phosphodiesterase has product MNNELDSDSGIYAALEASLITMDLEGYITGWNRGAALLFGYTADEVLGKHILLLYADAESEGEEDFFNEVIANGHAEMDVKRRRKDGSDFWAHLHLTLVRNKVGQPTRLIGYVRDISSQLANEERSRLYTRIIEYAREAIVITDSNKRIVSVNNAYLKITGRSNAEVVGTVPSFLKKKYSTKSIEATLKAMGHWEGELWDSRADGEVFPAWLTISAVQTNYGTVSHYFVVFSDLTEKRLAEEKIHKLAYYDTLTNLPNRAMLFSLLAQSLAEAKRKKKHGSLLCFNINSFKHINDSFGHSEADTLLAELARRIRTALREEDVVSRFSGDEFYIALFEIEQREDAILVARRILQATAAPFYLKNQEIVLLSHIGISIYPDDGYHAETLINNATVAMQRAKKSNQNYLFYSSEMNRRSLDRIKLEAELHHALDLNQFELFFQPQIDLPSKKIMGAEALIRWRHPQKGMIPPSNFIPFAEETGLIVGIGSWVLNEAISQIAEWKKIGIKLNRLAINLSALQFKPQLPDELSAILSYHKIPAELVELELTESLLMGNGQSSLLNQLHSTGFSLALDDFGTGYSNLAYLQHYPIDYLKIDQSFVQALPENQHSAAIVRSIVDIATNLGLKLIAEGVETQAQADYLAKLGCHLVQGYFCYKPMSAADFTLLLIEQQGKESPT; this is encoded by the coding sequence ATGAATAATGAGCTGGACAGCGACTCTGGTATTTATGCGGCGCTTGAAGCGTCGCTGATCACCATGGATCTGGAAGGCTATATCACAGGCTGGAACCGTGGGGCCGCCTTGCTGTTTGGCTATACCGCAGACGAAGTACTGGGTAAACATATTCTGCTTTTATACGCCGATGCAGAAAGCGAAGGTGAAGAAGACTTCTTTAATGAAGTCATCGCCAATGGCCATGCCGAAATGGATGTGAAGCGCCGGCGCAAAGACGGTAGCGATTTTTGGGCTCATCTACACCTCACTTTGGTGCGAAATAAAGTTGGCCAGCCAACAAGGCTGATCGGCTATGTGCGGGATATCAGCAGCCAACTGGCCAATGAAGAACGAAGCCGGCTTTATACCCGCATCATCGAATACGCCCGCGAAGCCATTGTGATTACCGATAGTAATAAGCGGATAGTCAGTGTAAATAACGCTTATTTAAAGATTACCGGCCGCAGCAATGCCGAGGTGGTGGGTACTGTCCCCAGCTTTTTAAAAAAGAAATACAGCACAAAGAGCATTGAAGCCACCCTTAAAGCAATGGGGCACTGGGAAGGCGAATTATGGGACAGCCGTGCAGACGGCGAAGTTTTCCCCGCCTGGCTCACCATCAGTGCAGTACAAACCAATTACGGCACAGTCAGCCATTATTTTGTGGTTTTTTCCGATCTCACCGAAAAGCGCCTTGCCGAAGAAAAAATCCATAAGCTGGCCTATTACGACACGCTCACCAATCTGCCCAACCGCGCCATGCTGTTTTCCTTGCTCGCGCAATCTTTAGCAGAAGCCAAACGCAAAAAAAAACACGGCTCTCTGCTCTGTTTTAACATCAATAGCTTTAAACATATTAATGATTCATTCGGCCATTCTGAAGCCGATACACTGCTGGCCGAGCTGGCCAGAAGAATCAGAACCGCATTACGCGAAGAAGACGTTGTTTCCCGCTTCAGTGGCGATGAGTTTTATATTGCGCTCTTTGAAATTGAGCAAAGAGAAGACGCAATTCTGGTCGCTAGGCGTATTTTGCAAGCGACAGCCGCGCCATTTTATTTAAAAAACCAGGAAATTGTTTTATTAAGCCATATTGGGATCAGCATTTATCCGGACGATGGCTATCATGCCGAAACACTGATTAATAATGCCACCGTGGCCATGCAACGCGCAAAGAAAAGCAATCAGAATTATCTGTTTTATTCCAGTGAAATGAATCGCCGCTCGCTGGACAGAATCAAGCTGGAAGCAGAGCTGCACCACGCACTGGATCTCAATCAATTTGAATTATTTTTTCAGCCGCAAATTGATTTACCCAGCAAAAAAATAATGGGTGCAGAAGCGCTGATACGCTGGCGTCATCCGCAGAAAGGCATGATTCCGCCTTCAAACTTTATTCCTTTTGCAGAGGAAACAGGGCTGATTGTGGGCATAGGCAGCTGGGTACTGAATGAAGCGATCAGCCAGATCGCCGAATGGAAAAAAATAGGGATTAAATTAAACCGGCTGGCCATTAATTTATCTGCCTTGCAATTTAAACCTCAGCTGCCTGACGAGCTAAGCGCTATTTTAAGCTATCACAAGATACCTGCAGAATTAGTCGAGCTGGAGTTAACAGAAAGCCTGCTGATGGGAAATGGCCAATCCAGCCTGCTCAATCAATTACACAGCACAGGTTTTAGCTTGGCACTGGATGACTTTGGTACGGGCTATTCTAATCTGGCTTATTTGCAGCATTACCCCATTGATTACCTAAAAATCGACCAATCCTTTGTCCAGGCCCTGCCAGAGAATCAACATTCGGCTGCAATCGTACGCTCCATTGTTGATATCGCCACCAACTTAGGTTTAAAGCTCATCGCCGAAGGGGTAGAAACCCAAGCCCAGGCCGATTACCTGGCCAAGCTGGGTTGCCACTTAGTCCAAGGCTATTTCTGCTACAAACCTATGAGCGCAGCGGACTTTACCCTGCTACTGATTGAGCAGCAGGGGAAAGAAAGCCCTACTTAA
- a CDS encoding HDOD domain-containing protein has protein sequence MLLEPVWNTENQWVALRAHADGAQLALLAPMLADSSLAKLPCLWESTDGLLPPDLPEPHPYVVLLNNNELALPSPQTSRRLLSAPSEDPGLICGITTLPSQLPPKAWLTGTWLLAPQKNDGRPNPSKPVLLELLGLITSDADTPAIESVIAKAPQLVFSLLRLVNSVAVGGGAHAESLRQAIAILGRRQLQRWLQLLLYAEQFGSDSGTPPLLLLAALRAKRLESWAGSDALPNLKPDAAFMAGMLSLLDRLFGQPLAEILNPLPLSPELSAGLLAAEGPIGNAIKALGAIEAADNTLLASLLPDTQSANWLQSEINACHWVRKLLASGDA, from the coding sequence ATGCTACTCGAACCTGTTTGGAATACTGAAAATCAGTGGGTTGCCCTGCGCGCCCATGCTGATGGCGCACAGCTTGCCTTGCTGGCCCCTATGCTGGCGGATTCTTCGTTGGCAAAGCTCCCCTGCTTATGGGAAAGCACAGATGGCTTACTCCCCCCGGACTTACCCGAGCCCCACCCCTATGTGGTACTCCTCAATAATAATGAGTTAGCACTGCCTTCCCCTCAAACCTCACGCAGATTACTCAGCGCCCCCAGCGAAGACCCTGGCCTTATTTGCGGCATCACCACTCTGCCCAGCCAATTACCCCCCAAAGCATGGCTGACAGGCACTTGGCTGCTTGCGCCGCAAAAAAACGATGGCCGCCCCAACCCCAGCAAGCCGGTATTACTTGAATTACTGGGGCTGATTACCAGCGATGCCGATACCCCGGCGATTGAAAGTGTGATCGCCAAAGCACCTCAACTGGTTTTTAGCTTATTAAGATTGGTGAATTCTGTGGCAGTAGGTGGGGGTGCTCATGCCGAAAGCTTGCGGCAAGCGATTGCTATTTTAGGCAGACGCCAACTGCAACGCTGGTTGCAGCTTTTGCTCTATGCAGAGCAATTTGGAAGCGACAGCGGTACGCCGCCGCTGCTGCTCTTGGCGGCCTTACGTGCCAAGCGGCTGGAAAGCTGGGCGGGCAGCGATGCCCTGCCCAATCTCAAGCCCGATGCCGCTTTTATGGCGGGAATGCTGTCTTTACTGGATCGCCTGTTTGGCCAGCCTCTTGCAGAAATTCTAAATCCGCTGCCGCTAAGCCCTGAGCTCAGCGCGGGCCTGCTCGCAGCAGAAGGCCCCATCGGCAATGCCATTAAAGCCCTTGGCGCTATAGAGGCAGCAGACAACACGCTGCTTGCCAGCCTGCTACCAGATACCCAATCGGCAAACTGGCTGCAATCTGAAATCAATGCCTGCCACTGGGTCAGAAAATTACTGGCTTCAGGTGATGCATGA
- a CDS encoding sulfate/molybdate ABC transporter ATP-binding protein, with translation MSIEVKNIAKRFGAFTALDNLNLEVNSGELLALLGPSGCGKTTLLRVIAGLETPDQGQILFHGEDATDTHVRERQVGFVFQHYALFRHMTVFENVAFGLRVRPKKTRPSESVIKEKVHALLNMVQLDWLADRFPAQLSGGQRQRIALARALAVEPKVLLLDEPFGALDTKVRKELRRWLRRLHDEMHITSVFVTHDQEEALEVADRVVVMNKGQIEQIGTPEQVYDTPATPFVYQFLGDVNLFHSRVHEGWAEVGGTRFAAPENSAAATVYVRPHEIDLSRLANSSAIEGKIIHVRLLGATVRLEVEVANGDIVEVELTRERQQEGQWKTDETVFLTPREARVYTQPA, from the coding sequence ATGAGTATCGAAGTCAAAAACATTGCCAAGCGCTTTGGTGCTTTTACCGCGCTGGATAATCTAAATTTAGAAGTGAACTCAGGCGAGCTGCTGGCGCTGCTTGGGCCTTCAGGCTGTGGCAAAACCACCTTATTGCGGGTGATTGCGGGGCTGGAAACGCCGGATCAGGGGCAAATTTTATTTCACGGTGAAGATGCCACCGACACCCATGTGCGGGAGCGGCAAGTCGGCTTTGTTTTCCAGCACTATGCGCTGTTCCGCCATATGACCGTATTTGAAAACGTCGCCTTTGGCCTGCGTGTTCGCCCCAAGAAAACCCGCCCTTCAGAAAGCGTTATCAAAGAAAAAGTTCATGCTCTCTTAAATATGGTGCAGCTGGACTGGCTGGCCGATCGCTTCCCGGCTCAGTTATCAGGCGGGCAAAGACAGCGGATTGCCTTAGCACGCGCGCTGGCAGTAGAGCCTAAAGTCTTGCTGCTAGACGAGCCCTTTGGCGCGCTGGATACCAAGGTGCGTAAAGAGTTGCGCCGCTGGTTGCGCCGTCTGCACGATGAAATGCATATCACCAGCGTGTTTGTAACTCACGATCAGGAAGAAGCGCTGGAAGTGGCCGATCGCGTGGTGGTGATGAATAAGGGCCAGATCGAGCAGATTGGTACCCCCGAGCAGGTTTATGACACACCAGCCACGCCCTTTGTGTATCAGTTCTTAGGCGATGTAAATCTGTTCCACAGCCGTGTGCATGAAGGCTGGGCAGAGGTTGGCGGCACGCGCTTTGCTGCGCCCGAAAATAGCGCAGCGGCCACTGTTTATGTCCGCCCGCATGAAATTGATCTTTCTAGGCTGGCAAATTCATCCGCCATCGAAGGCAAAATTATCCATGTGCGCCTACTGGGGGCAACAGTCAGGCTGGAGGTCGAAGTCGCCAATGGTGATATCGTAGAAGTAGAACTGACCCGTGAACGTCAGCAAGAAGGCCAGTGGAAGACCGATGAAACAGTATTTCTTACACCTAGAGAAGCTAGAGTCTATACACAGCCAGCGTAG
- the cysW gene encoding sulfate ABC transporter permease subunit CysW, whose protein sequence is MASTIQRSIVTTESRAVRYLLTSLALLFIGVFLVIPLASVFIEAFRQGWQLYLAALVEPDALQAIKLTLIVAAISLPANLIFGIAAAWSIARFDFRGKSILTTLIDLPFSVSPVVAGLIYVLMFGAQGWWGPWLIENDYKIIFAVPGIVLATIFVTFPFVARELIPLMEAQGSDEEQAAIVLGASSWQMFWRVTLPNIKWGLLYGVILANARAMGEFGAVSVVSGHIRGMTNTVPLHVEILYNEYNFVGAFACASILALLALLTLAAKSYVEWKSEQQAEADRRHAVEE, encoded by the coding sequence ATGGCTTCAACCATTCAACGCTCCATCGTCACCACCGAAAGCCGTGCCGTGCGCTATCTGCTCACCAGCCTTGCGCTGCTATTTATTGGCGTTTTCCTGGTGATTCCGCTGGCCTCCGTTTTTATCGAAGCGTTTCGCCAAGGCTGGCAACTTTATCTGGCAGCCTTAGTTGAGCCGGATGCACTACAAGCGATCAAGCTGACCCTGATCGTTGCGGCAATTTCCCTGCCTGCCAATCTGATTTTTGGTATCGCAGCCGCATGGTCGATTGCCCGTTTTGATTTTCGCGGTAAAAGCATTTTAACCACGCTGATTGATCTGCCATTTTCGGTATCCCCTGTGGTAGCCGGGCTGATTTATGTGCTGATGTTTGGCGCGCAGGGCTGGTGGGGGCCTTGGCTGATTGAAAACGATTACAAAATTATCTTTGCCGTGCCGGGCATTGTGCTGGCCACGATCTTTGTCACCTTTCCCTTTGTGGCCCGCGAGCTGATTCCGCTGATGGAAGCGCAGGGCTCGGACGAAGAGCAAGCCGCCATTGTGTTGGGCGCATCCAGCTGGCAGATGTTCTGGCGGGTCACGCTGCCCAATATCAAATGGGGCCTGCTCTACGGTGTGATTCTGGCCAATGCCCGTGCCATGGGTGAGTTTGGCGCGGTCTCGGTGGTCTCCGGCCATATTCGCGGCATGACCAATACCGTGCCGCTGCATGTAGAGATTCTCTACAACGAATACAACTTCGTCGGCGCATTCGCCTGCGCCTCCATCCTCGCGCTCTTAGCCCTGCTCACCCTAGCGGCTAAAAGCTATGTGGAATGGAAAAGCGAGCAGCAAGCTGAAGCAGATCGCCGGCATGCCGTTGAGGAATAG
- the cysT gene encoding sulfate ABC transporter permease subunit CysT, giving the protein MRFKQPSVLPGFNLSLGYTLLYLSIIVLLPLSALLIKTSALSWAHFWQIISEPRVVASYKLTFGASLLAALINLFTGLLVAWVLVRYQFYGKRFIDAMVDLPFALPTAVAGIALATIYAPNGWIGQYLEPLGFKIAFTPIGIVIALTFVTLPFVVRTVQPVLQDLEHELEEAACSLGATRWQIFYKVIFPTILPALLTGFALAFARAIGEYGSVIFIAGNMPFVSEITPLMIISKLEQYDYLGATAIAVVMLVVSFALLLLINGLQWWAAKRLGRRK; this is encoded by the coding sequence ATGCGCTTCAAACAGCCAAGCGTGTTGCCCGGTTTTAATCTAAGCCTTGGCTACACGTTGTTATATTTGTCCATCATAGTCTTGCTGCCGCTCTCGGCGCTGCTCATCAAAACCAGCGCCTTAAGCTGGGCGCATTTTTGGCAGATTATTAGCGAGCCGCGCGTGGTGGCTTCTTATAAGCTGACTTTTGGCGCGTCTTTACTGGCGGCGCTGATTAATCTATTCACCGGTCTATTAGTAGCTTGGGTGCTGGTGCGCTATCAGTTCTATGGCAAACGCTTTATTGATGCCATGGTCGATCTGCCTTTTGCCCTGCCCACCGCCGTGGCCGGGATTGCGCTGGCGACTATTTATGCCCCCAATGGCTGGATTGGCCAATATCTGGAGCCACTGGGTTTTAAGATTGCCTTTACTCCGATTGGCATCGTGATTGCACTGACCTTTGTCACCCTGCCCTTTGTCGTGCGTACCGTGCAGCCCGTGCTGCAAGATTTAGAGCACGAGCTGGAAGAAGCCGCCTGTAGCCTAGGTGCCACGCGCTGGCAGATTTTTTATAAAGTGATTTTCCCTACCATCTTGCCAGCGCTCTTAACCGGCTTTGCACTGGCCTTTGCCCGGGCGATTGGTGAGTATGGCTCAGTGATTTTTATCGCTGGCAATATGCCTTTTGTTTCCGAAATCACCCCGCTGATGATTATTTCCAAACTAGAGCAATACGATTATCTGGGTGCAACCGCGATTGCCGTAGTGATGTTGGTGGTGTCTTTTGCCCTGCTCTTATTAATTAACGGCCTGCAGTGGTGGGCGGCCAAAAGACTGGGGAGACGCAAATAA